In a single window of the Montipora capricornis isolate CH-2021 chromosome 11, ASM3666992v2, whole genome shotgun sequence genome:
- the LOC138023780 gene encoding retinol dehydrogenase 8-like, producing the protein MAPKIVLISGCSSGIGLATAVHLAQDEEKRFKVYATMRNMAKKGKLEDEGKEYLGDTLLIKQMDVCSDESVDKAVKEILDSEGKVDVLFNNAGFSVTSVMECIPINMAQEMMDTNFFGTLRLVNAVLPSMKAKESGHIIQCGSELGIVGMPFFEIYSATKFAVEGLTESLAPMLRQFNVRCTLLEPGPVKTSVAENSIAWGKSIDISTADQKTQDMLKLCSEHLGRWVATALEANDVALIVKEIILGQNTNFRCQTNVDFLAPEIAAKLKDPASNEPIDMLENRLYGKK; encoded by the exons ATGGCTCCCAAAATCGTTCTTATCTCTGGTTGTTCTAGTGGCATAGGGCTCGCTACAGCTGTGCATCTCGCTCAAGATGAGGAGAAACGCTTCAAGGTTTACGCCACCATGAGAAATATGGCGAAGAAAGGAAAACTAGAGGACGAAGGAAAGGAATATCTTGGAGACACATTGCTTATCAAACAAATGGATGTGTGCAGCGACGAATCAGTCGATAAAGCTGTGAAAGAAATCCTCGACAGTGAAGGAAAAGTTGACGTGTTGT TTAACAATGCAGGCTTTAGTGTGACTTCCGTAATGGAGTGTATACCGATCAACATGGCTCAAGAAATGATGGATACTAATTTCTTTGGCACCCTGCGTCTGGTCAATGCTGTGTTACCAAGCATGAAGGCCAAAGAGAGTGGCCACATAATTCAGTGTGGCTCGGAATTGGGTATCGTTGGTATGCCGTTCTTTGAGATCtattcagcaacaaaatttgcggtGGAGGGGCTAACAGAGTCTCTAGCTCCAATGTTACGCCAATTTAATGTAAG ATGCACTTTACTGGAGCCAGGCCCCGTGAAGACTTCAGTCGCCGAAAACTCGATTGCTTGGGGAAAATCCATAGATATCTcgactgctgaccaaaagacacaAGATATGCTGAAACTTTGTTCTGAACATTTGGGCCGATGGGTAGCCACCGCTCTGGAAGCAAACGACGTTGCGCTCATTGTCAAAGAAATCATCCTTGGTCAAAATACCAACTTTCGTTGCCAAACAAATGTTGATTTCTTGGCACCAGAAATTGCAGCCAAACTGAAGGATCCAGCATCCAATGAACCGATTGATATGCTTGAAAATCGGCTTTACGGGAAAAAGTGA